The following coding sequences lie in one Alosa alosa isolate M-15738 ecotype Scorff River chromosome 21, AALO_Geno_1.1, whole genome shotgun sequence genomic window:
- the LOC125286847 gene encoding fibronectin type-III domain-containing protein 3A-like, translated as MMMDQTLEAQPQLPEVGFPHMLSSDCMQQMILVQVNPGDAFTIPTEGGHIQYITGPAPLPMLSHNGSVGPIYLPPGYMPPVMEENGMRKMMLLPHALEFHPSLPPPPPHLSHYPPHHPALLPHPHIYPPEMPPHYIHHMHSLPIYPEQELMCHSMAMPSLKVQDQLHRRLKDRSPPVANANPNTNGVHLSTHSPLPKGAPLALHNGHGKPPMPSPHPSRHSKPSGRTRATPPSDTESTDVEAEKHKAKEMLSNVCKPSVSGLTFHSAVLSWCPPIPLPARDPTGADKHTHTHTPPLLCYELALSQNGTDGDYRPVYQGNDTTFTLGDLKPATHYYARVCVACRSIKGSPSEAVTFTTLCAPPDTPPPGSSSGPRALWGCSGSNKMTGCVLMCHQAPNDNGAKITAYLLECCEEKQSSFKEVYCGPSKQYKVVRLTPATRYGFRVAAKNITGISAFSEVLSCCTVGCAPPAPSAPALSAVGVRWVSLHWSAPCGLVGRDPLTYTLEMEEPEGFQPKYTGEEMCYTVNSLERSTSYRFRLLAANADGCSQPSAVVEYSTGADAPTRPGTPQLHTPPQPHRIHTIWDAPEDYGGSPIMHYILELSHTDDQWEVVYTGPQQEHVCDGLEPGTSYKLRVYCQNQGGQSQVSECLSVQTAPVHPGPCRALSVSGDASPSEITLSWEAPECNSGLDVCAYAVEMADSVDATHIHVYEGPDRSCVVRSLLPATGYCFWARAANQAGWGPWSDMFEASTAAGPPQPCGPLVLTVRSPTCVNVSWEVPPCNGSKVYEFRLEWGLLGGSLQVIYHGPSACWEMTELTPASEYCCRVQAVSEAGEGPFGEITVITTPPSVPATVECVEEVSAESVSDSTAGASPSRLALRWKEPCCHGAEITGYNIDLGEQLPLSVGRINHHMLENLQPNTTYRVRVRALNSIGAGPYSCPLRVRTPPLPPDPPSLECTVCSPHTLKLRWGEGPTRTPTPRGTHYCLHMQTGGDRLVCVYSGSSHSFKLQRLSEATEYQFSIQAVSSAGRGPLSPLYSFSTTRSPPPQLKAPKIEPVQWNMYSVTWETLQPMKGDPMLYTLQLMRGKEVERLYRGAATSYTWQGVPTGADWRVRVCAGRRRPEGGELWGPYSPGTALPALPDANRDAKSVANASSSSGQCHRRWKLTDEHFALLVLVAFGVVAILFAVLIQYLFLCKD; from the exons ATGATGATGGACCAGACTCTGGAGGCGCAGCCCCAGCTTCCTGAGGTGGGCTTCCCACACATGCTCAGTTCGGACTGCATGCAACAG aTGATTCTGGTGCAGGTGAATCCAGGGGATGCTTTTACTATACCCACAGAGGGAGGCCACATCCAATACATTACAG GTCCTGCTCCTTTGCCTATGCTTTCCCACAATGGCTCAGTGGGCCCGATCTACCTGCCTCCAGGCTACATGCCTCCG GTCATGGAGGAGAATGGCATGCGCAAGATGATGCTGCTGCCCCATGCGTTGGAGTTCCACCCctccctgccccctcctcccccacacCTGTCCCACTACCCCCCGCACCACCCCGCACTGTTGCCCCACCCGCACATCTACCCGCCCGAGATGCCCCCACACTACATCCACCATATGCACTCGCTGCCTATCTACCCAGAGCAGG AGTTGATGTGTCACAGCATGGCGATGCCTTCCCTGAAGGTTCAGGACCAACTGCACAGGCGTCTGAAGGATCGCTCCCCGCCGGTCGCTAATGCCAACCCAAACACTAACGGGGTGCACCTCAGCACCCATTCGCCACTGCCTAAAGGGGCGCCCCTCGCCCTGCACAACGGCCACGGCAAGCCCCCCATGCCCTCCCCACACCCCTCCCGACACAGCAAACCTTCTGGCCGGACCAGAGCCACACCTCCCTCAGATACCGAAAGCAcag ATGTCGAGGCAGAAAAACACAAAGCAAAGGAGATGTTGTCCAATGTGTGCAAACCCTCA GTCAGTGGTTTAACGTTTCATTCAGCAGTCCTTTCCTGGTgtccccccatccccctcccAGCCAGAGACCCCACTggcgcagacaaacacactcacacgcacacacctcctctgctctgctacgagctggccttgtCGCAGAACGGCACCGATGGGGACTACAGGCCAGTCTATCA AGGAAATGACACTACATTCACATTAGGAGACCTCAAGCCAGCTACTCACTACTATGCCAG ggtgtgtgtggctTGTCGCTCCATCAAGGGCTCTCCGTCAGAGGCAGTGACGTTCACGACTCTATGCGCCCCAccagacacccccccccccgggTCCTCCTCCGGACCAAGAGCTCTGTGGGGCTGCAGTGGaag TAATAAAATGACTGGCTGTGTTCTTATGTGTCACCAGGCCCCCAATGACAATGGCGCAAAAATCACTGCCTACCTTCTGGAATGCTGTGAG GAGAAGCAGAGCTCTTTTAAGGAGGTGTACTGCGGTCCCTCCAAGCAGTACAAGGTGGTCCGGCTCACCCCCGCCACCAGATACGGCTTTAGAGTCGCCGCCAAGAACATCACAGGGATCAGTGCCTTCAGTGAGGTGCTATCCTGCTGCACGGTGGGCTGCGCCCCTCCCGCCCCGTCGGCCCCTGCCTTGAGTGCCGTGGGCGTGCGCTGGGTCAGCCTGCACTGGAGCGCCCCCTGTGGGCTGGTGGGCAGAGACCCGCTTACCTACACACTCGAGATGGAGGAGCCAGAG GGGTTTCAGCCCAAATATACTGGAGAGGAGATGTGCTATACGGTTAACAGCCTGGAGAGGAGCACATCCTACAGGTTTagg ttgTTAGCTGCCAATGCTGATGGTTGTAGTCAGCCCAGTGCAGTGGTGGAGTACAGCACCGGTGCAGACGCCCCCACCAGACCAGGAACaccacagctacacacaccgcCCCAGCCACACAGAATACACACCATCTGGG ATGCCCCAGAGGATTATGGAGGATCTCCCATAATGCACTATATTTTGGAACTCAGTCATACAG atgatcAGTGGGAGGTAGTATACACTGGACCTCAGCAGGAACATGTATGTGATGGTTTGGAGCCAGGAACTTCGTATAAACTCAGAGTGTACTGCCAGAACCAAGGAGGACAGAGCCAG GTGTCTGAGTGCCTGTCAGTACAGACTGCCCCAGTGCATCCTGGGCCATGCCGAGCTTTGTCTGTGTCTGGAGATGCATCACCCTCAGAGATCACACTCAGCTGGG aggcaccagAGTGTAATAGCggtttggatgtgtgtgcgtatgctgTGGAGATGGCCGACTCAGTGgatgcaacacacatacacgtgtacGAGGGCCCTGATCGGAGCTGCGTTGTCAGATCCCTGCTACCCGCTACAGGCTACTGTTTCTGGGCCAGAGCTGCCAACCAGGCAGgg TGGGGTCCTTGGTCAGACATGTTCGAGGCCTCCACAGCTGCTGGACCCCCACAGCCATGTGGTCCCCTAGTCCTGACCGTCAGGAGTCCCACATGCGTCAACGTCAGCTGGGAG GTACCACCGTGTAACGGGTCGAAGGTCTATGAGTTTCGGCTGGAGTGGGGGTTGCTGGGCGGGTCCCTTCAGGTGATCTACCATGGCCCCTCGGCCTGCTGGGAGATGACAGAACTGACCCCTGCGTCAGAGTACTGCTGCAGGGTGCAG GCTGTCAGTGAGGCTGGGGAAGGGCCCTTTGGGGAAATCACCGTGATAACGACTCCCCCTTCAGTGCCGGCAACAGTGGAGTGTGTTGAAGAGGTTTCTGCCGAGTCTGTGAGTGACAGCACAGCCGGCGCCTCCCCCTCACGGCTCGCTCTAAGGTGGAAGGAGCCCTGTTGCCATGGTGCGGAGATCACAGGATACAACATTGATCTGGGAGAACAGCTCCCCCTCTCTGTAGGGAGGATCAATCACCACATGCTGGAGAACCTGCAGCCTAATACCACATACAG GGTCAGAGTTCGGGCTCTGAACAGCATTGGAGCTGGACCTTACAGCTGCCCACTGAGGGTCCGTACTCCCCCTCTGCCCCCTGACCCCCCCTCGCTGGAGTGCACCGTCTGCAGCCCCCACACTCTGAAGCTACGCTGGGGAGAGGGGCCCACACGCACCCCCACACCCAGGGGTACACACTACTGCCTGCACATGCAGACAGGCGGGGACAG gttggtgtgtgtgtacagcggTTCGAGCCACTCGTTTAAGCTGCAGCGTCTCAGTGAAGCCACCGAGTACCAGTTCAGCATCCAGGCAGTGAGCTCAGCTGGCCGGGGGCCCCTTTCCCCCCTCTACAGCTTCAGCACCACCCGCTCACCCCCACCTCAGCtgaaag CTCCAAAGATTGAACCAGTCCAGTGGAACATGTACTCAGTCACCTGGGAGACCCTCCAGCCAATGAAAGGAGACCCTATGCTGTACACACTCCAACTGATGCGGGGGAAGGAAGTGGAGCGG ctCTACCGTGGGGCTGCCACCTCTTACACCTGGCAGGGTGTGCCCACGGGCGCCGACtggcgcgtgcgtgtgtgtgctgggcgACGCAGGCCAGAGGGAGGTGAGCTGTGGGGGCCATACAGCCCCGGCACAGCCCTGCCCGCCCTCCCTGATGCCAACCGGGACGCCAAATCAGTGGCAaatgccagcagcagcagtgggcaGTGTCACCGAAGGTGGAAGCTCACAGACGAGCACTTCGCCTTGCTGGTGTTGGTGGCATTTGGTGTCGTGGCAATCCTGTTTGCCGTGCTCATTCAGTATCTGTTCCTGTGTAAGgactga